Proteins from one Streptomyces genisteinicus genomic window:
- the rimP gene encoding ribosome maturation factor RimP: protein MSTTQSERLRGLLEPLVSAAGLDLEEIEVSRAGRRRTLRIVVDSDDGVELDACADLSRVISQKLDETDAMGEDEYVLEVTSPGADRPLTQHRHYVRAVGRLVRFQLHEDGELVARILSADDEGLDLEVPGVKGRKPTARRVAFGEIAKARVEIEFNRKDKKEEEA, encoded by the coding sequence ATGAGCACCACCCAGAGCGAGAGGCTGCGCGGGCTGCTGGAACCGCTCGTCAGCGCCGCCGGACTGGATCTGGAGGAGATCGAGGTCTCCCGGGCGGGCAGGCGCCGCACCCTGAGGATCGTCGTCGACTCCGACGACGGCGTGGAACTGGACGCGTGTGCGGATCTCAGCCGCGTGATCTCCCAGAAGCTCGACGAGACCGACGCCATGGGCGAGGACGAGTACGTCCTGGAGGTCACCTCCCCGGGCGCCGACCGCCCGCTCACCCAGCACCGCCACTACGTGCGTGCCGTCGGCCGCCTGGTCCGTTTCCAGCTGCACGAGGACGGCGAACTGGTCGCCCGCATCCTCTCCGCCGACGACGAGGGGCTCGACCTCGAGGTCCCGGGCGTGAAGGGGCGCAAGCCCACCGCCCGCCGGGTCGCCTTCGGCGAGATCGCCAAGGCGCGCGTGGAGATCGAGTTCAACCGCAAGGACAAGAAGGAAGAGGAGGCGTAG
- the truB gene encoding tRNA pseudouridine(55) synthase TruB gives MTERTPTPDGLVIVDKPSGFTSHDVVAKMRGIARTRRVGHAGTLDPMATGVLVLGVEKATKLLGHLALTEKEYLGTIRLGQNTVTDDAEGEITSSADASAVTREAVDAGVAELTGDIMQVPSKVSAIKIDGKRSYARVRGGEEFDIPARPVTVSSFRVYDVREATAEDGTPVVDLVVSVVCSSGTYIRALARDLGAGLGVGGHLTALRRTRVGPYGLDAARTLERLQEELTVMPIADAAAAAFARWDVDTRQAKLLVNGVRLEMPAQERSPVAVFGPDGRFLALVEEQKGKAKSLAVFA, from the coding sequence ATGACAGAGCGCACCCCCACGCCCGACGGCCTTGTCATCGTCGACAAGCCGTCGGGCTTCACTTCGCACGACGTCGTGGCCAAGATGCGCGGCATCGCGCGCACCCGCCGTGTCGGCCACGCCGGCACCCTCGACCCGATGGCGACCGGAGTGCTCGTCCTCGGTGTGGAGAAGGCCACCAAGCTCCTCGGCCACCTCGCGCTGACGGAGAAGGAGTACCTCGGCACCATCCGCCTGGGACAGAACACGGTCACGGACGACGCGGAGGGCGAGATCACCTCCTCCGCCGACGCCTCCGCGGTCACCCGGGAGGCGGTGGACGCGGGCGTCGCCGAGCTCACCGGCGACATCATGCAGGTGCCGTCCAAGGTCAGCGCCATCAAGATCGACGGCAAGCGGTCGTACGCACGGGTGCGCGGCGGCGAGGAGTTCGACATCCCGGCCCGGCCGGTGACCGTCTCGTCGTTCCGCGTGTACGACGTGCGGGAGGCCACCGCGGAGGACGGCACACCCGTGGTCGACCTGGTCGTCTCCGTCGTCTGCTCCTCCGGCACCTACATCCGGGCGCTCGCCCGGGACCTGGGCGCCGGACTCGGGGTCGGCGGCCATCTCACGGCCCTGCGGCGCACGCGGGTGGGCCCGTACGGGCTCGACGCGGCCAGGACGCTGGAGCGGCTCCAGGAGGAGCTGACGGTCATGCCGATCGCAGACGCCGCCGCCGCGGCGTTCGCCCGCTGGGACGTCGATACCCGGCAGGCGAAACTGCTGGTCAACGGTGTGCGGCTGGAGATGCCGGCGCAGGAGCGGTCACCGGTCGCCGTCTTCGGCCCCGACGGGCGCTTCCTGGCGCTGGTCGAGGAGCAGAAGGGCAAGGCCAAGAGCCTCGCCGTGTTCGCCTGA
- the infB gene encoding translation initiation factor IF-2 has translation MAKVRVYELAKEFGVESKVVMAKLQELGEFVRSASSTIEAPVVRKLTDALQGPGGNAGKTAAKPGAPRKATPKPPTPSAPSPAQGASPAAKPAGARPAAPKPGVPAPKPAAASGSTPSAAPAPGPRPTPGPKPAPAKPAPAAPVPAAEFSAPAPAQPSTPQAPRPGAAPGPRPAGGQRPAPGAGQRGERPARPGGAGGAPRPGARPAGPRPGNNPFTSGGSTGMARPQAPRPGGGRPGPGGPGGAPGAPRPQGGPGGAPRPQGQGGARPTPGGMPRPQAPRPGGGPAGNRPNPGMMPQRPAAGPRPGGGPGGGGRGPGGAGRPGGAGRPGGGGGFAGRPGGGGGAGRPGGGGGFAGRPGGGGPGGGGGFGGGRPGFGGRPGGPGGRGGTQGAFGRPGGPARRGRKSKRQRRQEYEAMQAPSVGGVMLPRGNGEAIRLSRGASLTDFAEKINANPASLVAVMMNLGEMVTATQSVSDDTLQMLGEEMNYAVQIVSPEEEDRELLESFDIEFGEDEGGEEALVSRPPVVTVMGHVDHGKTRLLDAIRKTNVVAGEAGGITQHIGAYQVSTEVNGEDRAITFIDTPGHEAFTAMRARGAKSTDIAILVVAANDGVMPQTIEALNHAKAADVPIVVAVNKIDVEGADPTKVRGQLTEFGLVAEEYGGDTMFVDISAKQGLHIDSLLEAVVLTADASLDLRANPDQDAQGIAIESHLDRGRGAVSTVLVQRGTLRIGDTVVVGDAYGRVRAMLDDKGNNVEEAAPSTPVLVLGLTNVPGAGDNLLVVDEDRTARQIAEKRAARERNAAFAKRTRRVSLEDLDKVLKAGQIQELNLIIKGDASGAVEALESSLLQLDVGEEVDIRVLHRGVGAVTESDIDLAMGSDAIVIGYNVRAAGRAAQMAEREGVDVRYYSVIYQAIEEIEAALKGLLKPEYEEVELGTAEIREVFRSSKLGNIAGVLIRSGEVKRNTKARLIRDGKVVAESLNIEGLRRFKDDVTEIREGFEGGINLGNFNDIKIDDVIATYEMREKPRG, from the coding sequence GTGGCTAAGGTCCGGGTATACGAACTCGCCAAGGAGTTCGGTGTGGAGAGCAAGGTCGTCATGGCCAAGCTCCAAGAACTCGGTGAATTCGTCCGTTCGGCGTCCTCGACGATCGAGGCGCCGGTTGTACGCAAGCTGACCGACGCGCTGCAGGGCCCCGGCGGCAACGCCGGCAAGACCGCAGCGAAGCCGGGCGCGCCCCGCAAGGCGACGCCCAAGCCCCCGACGCCCTCCGCGCCGTCTCCGGCGCAGGGCGCATCCCCTGCCGCCAAGCCGGCCGGGGCACGTCCCGCTGCCCCGAAGCCCGGCGTCCCGGCTCCCAAGCCGGCCGCGGCGAGCGGCAGCACCCCCTCCGCGGCCCCGGCTCCGGGTCCGCGTCCCACTCCGGGCCCGAAGCCCGCACCGGCCAAGCCCGCTCCGGCGGCTCCGGTGCCCGCCGCCGAGTTCTCGGCGCCGGCCCCGGCCCAGCCCAGCACGCCGCAGGCACCGCGTCCCGGTGCCGCCCCCGGCCCCCGTCCGGCCGGCGGTCAGCGCCCGGCCCCGGGTGCCGGCCAGCGCGGCGAGCGTCCCGCCCGTCCCGGCGGCGCCGGCGGCGCCCCGCGTCCGGGTGCCCGTCCCGCGGGTCCCCGTCCGGGCAACAACCCCTTCACCTCCGGCGGTTCGACCGGCATGGCGCGCCCGCAGGCGCCCCGTCCCGGCGGCGGCCGTCCCGGCCCCGGTGGTCCCGGCGGCGCCCCCGGCGCCCCGCGTCCCCAGGGCGGTCCCGGCGGCGCTCCGCGTCCGCAGGGCCAGGGCGGTGCCCGTCCGACCCCCGGTGGCATGCCTCGTCCGCAGGCCCCGCGTCCCGGCGGCGGCCCCGCCGGCAACCGCCCGAACCCGGGCATGATGCCGCAGCGTCCTGCTGCCGGTCCCCGCCCCGGCGGCGGCCCCGGTGGCGGCGGTCGCGGTCCCGGCGGTGCCGGTCGTCCCGGCGGTGCCGGTCGTCCCGGCGGCGGCGGCGGCTTCGCCGGCCGTCCCGGCGGCGGTGGCGGTGCCGGTCGTCCCGGTGGCGGCGGCGGCTTCGCCGGCCGTCCCGGCGGCGGTGGCCCCGGTGGCGGCGGCGGCTTCGGCGGCGGTCGTCCCGGTTTCGGCGGGCGTCCGGGCGGTCCCGGCGGCCGCGGTGGCACGCAGGGTGCGTTCGGCCGTCCCGGCGGTCCGGCGCGTCGTGGACGCAAGTCGAAGCGGCAGAGGCGCCAGGAGTACGAGGCCATGCAGGCCCCGTCGGTCGGCGGCGTGATGCTGCCTCGCGGCAACGGCGAGGCCATTCGCCTGTCGCGCGGTGCGTCGCTCACCGACTTCGCGGAGAAGATCAACGCCAACCCGGCGTCGCTCGTCGCGGTCATGATGAACCTCGGCGAGATGGTCACCGCGACCCAGTCCGTCTCCGACGACACGCTGCAGATGCTCGGCGAGGAGATGAACTACGCCGTCCAGATCGTCAGCCCGGAGGAGGAGGACCGCGAGCTTCTCGAGTCCTTCGACATCGAGTTCGGCGAGGACGAGGGCGGCGAAGAGGCTCTGGTCTCCCGTCCGCCGGTCGTGACCGTCATGGGTCACGTCGACCACGGAAAGACCCGTCTGCTCGACGCGATCCGCAAGACGAACGTCGTCGCGGGCGAGGCCGGTGGCATCACCCAGCACATCGGTGCCTACCAGGTCTCGACCGAGGTCAACGGCGAGGACCGCGCGATCACCTTCATCGACACCCCGGGTCACGAGGCGTTCACCGCCATGCGTGCCCGTGGTGCGAAGTCGACCGACATCGCGATCCTCGTGGTGGCGGCCAACGACGGTGTGATGCCCCAGACGATCGAGGCGCTGAACCACGCCAAGGCGGCCGACGTGCCGATCGTGGTCGCGGTCAACAAGATCGACGTCGAGGGCGCCGACCCGACCAAGGTGCGCGGTCAGCTCACCGAGTTCGGTCTGGTGGCCGAGGAGTACGGCGGCGACACCATGTTCGTCGACATCTCCGCCAAGCAGGGTCTGCACATCGACTCCCTGCTGGAGGCCGTCGTCCTCACCGCCGACGCCTCGCTCGACCTGCGGGCCAACCCCGACCAGGACGCGCAGGGCATCGCGATCGAGTCCCACCTCGACCGCGGCCGCGGTGCGGTCTCGACCGTGCTGGTCCAGCGCGGAACGCTGCGCATCGGCGACACCGTGGTGGTCGGCGACGCGTACGGCCGCGTCCGGGCGATGCTCGACGACAAGGGCAACAACGTCGAGGAGGCGGCCCCGTCGACTCCCGTCCTGGTGCTCGGTCTCACCAACGTGCCGGGTGCCGGCGACAACCTCCTGGTGGTCGACGAGGACCGTACGGCCCGCCAGATCGCCGAGAAGCGCGCTGCGCGCGAGCGCAACGCCGCCTTCGCCAAGCGCACCCGCCGGGTGTCCCTCGAGGACCTCGACAAGGTGCTCAAGGCCGGTCAGATCCAGGAACTCAACCTCATCATCAAGGGCGACGCGTCCGGCGCGGTCGAGGCTCTCGAGTCCTCGCTGCTCCAGCTCGACGTCGGTGAAGAGGTCGACATCCGGGTCCTGCACCGCGGTGTGGGTGCGGTCACCGAGTCCGACATCGACCTGGCGATGGGCTCCGACGCCATCGTCATCGGCTACAACGTCCGTGCGGCCGGCCGTGCCGCGCAGATGGCGGAGCGCGAGGGCGTCGACGTCCGCTACTACTCGGTGATCTACCAGGCCATCGAGGAGATCGAGGCGGCCCTCAAGGGTCTGCTCAAGCCGGAGTACGAAGAGGTCGAGCTCGGCACGGCGGAGATCCGCGAGGTCTTCCGCTCGTCCAAGCTGGGCAACATCGCGGGTGTTCTCATCCGCTCCGGCGAGGTCAAGCGGAACACCAAGGCCCGCCTCATCCGCGACGGCAAGGTCGTGGCGGAGAGCCTCAACATCGAGGGTCTGCGCCGCTTCAAGGACGACGTCACCGAGATCCGCGAGGGCTTCGAGGGCGGTATCAACCTCGGAAACTTCAACGACATCAAGATCGACGACGTCATCGCGACGTACGAGATGCGCGAGAAGCCCCGCGGCTGA
- the nusA gene encoding transcription termination factor NusA, producing MDIDVKLLKGLALEKEIAFDLLVEAIESALLIAYHRTDGSRRHARVVLDRQTGHVTVWAKEDPSDLEEGQEPKEFDDTPSDFGRIAATTARQVIQQRLRDAENDVTFGEYARREGDVVAGQVQQGKDPKNVLVKLDDKLEAILPVQEQVPGEEYTHGLRLRTYVVRVAKGVRGPSVTLSRTHPNLVKKLFALEVPEIADGSVEIAAIAREAGHRTKIAVRSTRSGLNAKGACIGPMGGRVRNVMAELHGEKIDIVDWSDDPAEMVANALSPARVSKVEVVDLGARSARVTVPDYQLSLAIGKEGQNARLAARLTGWRIDIRPDTEQDSDRD from the coding sequence GTGGACATCGATGTGAAGCTCCTGAAGGGCTTGGCACTGGAGAAGGAGATCGCCTTCGACCTCCTGGTCGAGGCCATCGAGTCGGCCCTCCTCATCGCCTACCACCGCACCGACGGCAGCCGCCGTCACGCCCGCGTCGTCCTCGACCGGCAGACCGGCCATGTGACGGTGTGGGCCAAGGAGGACCCGTCCGACCTGGAGGAGGGGCAGGAGCCGAAGGAGTTCGACGACACCCCGTCGGACTTCGGCCGGATCGCCGCCACCACCGCCCGCCAGGTCATCCAGCAGCGTCTGCGGGACGCCGAGAACGACGTCACCTTCGGCGAGTACGCGCGCCGCGAGGGCGACGTGGTGGCCGGCCAGGTCCAGCAGGGCAAGGACCCCAAGAACGTCCTGGTCAAGCTGGACGACAAGCTGGAGGCCATCCTGCCGGTGCAGGAGCAGGTCCCCGGCGAGGAGTACACCCACGGGCTGCGGCTGCGCACCTACGTCGTGAGGGTGGCGAAGGGCGTGCGCGGTCCGTCCGTGACGCTGTCGCGCACCCACCCGAACCTGGTGAAGAAGCTGTTCGCGCTGGAGGTCCCGGAGATCGCCGACGGCAGCGTCGAGATCGCCGCGATCGCCCGCGAGGCCGGCCACCGCACCAAGATCGCCGTCCGGTCGACCCGCTCGGGCCTGAACGCCAAGGGCGCCTGCATCGGCCCGATGGGCGGCCGGGTGCGCAACGTGATGGCCGAGCTGCACGGCGAGAAGATCGACATCGTCGACTGGTCGGACGACCCGGCCGAGATGGTGGCCAACGCGCTGTCCCCGGCCAGGGTGAGCAAGGTCGAGGTCGTGGACCTCGGTGCCCGTTCGGCGCGGGTGACCGTGCCGGACTACCAGCTGTCGCTGGCGATCGGCAAGGAGGGGCAGAACGCCCGCCTGGCCGCCCGTCTCACCGGCTGGCGCATCGACATCCGCCCGGACACCGAGCAGGACTCCGACCGGGACTGA
- a CDS encoding GNAT family N-acetyltransferase, which yields MAADPDVATGPLDLADRVDEALAVQALAFGLSEEEIDIRRYIVLRHLTNPGARALGATTPDGRLVGFVYGMPNDRGHWWSTIVEPYLRADGSDGWLDDSFVITELHVHPAHQGRGIGRELITTLTDGAAQPRSILSAIDTESPARALYRSLGYRDLARQVLFPSAPSPYAVMGAPLPLRRGGPPGN from the coding sequence ATGGCAGCTGATCCCGACGTCGCCACCGGCCCCCTCGACCTCGCGGACCGTGTCGACGAAGCCCTCGCCGTCCAGGCCCTCGCCTTCGGGCTGAGCGAGGAGGAGATCGACATCCGCCGCTACATCGTGCTGCGGCACCTGACCAACCCCGGAGCCCGCGCCCTCGGCGCCACCACCCCCGACGGCCGTCTGGTCGGCTTCGTCTACGGCATGCCCAACGACCGCGGGCACTGGTGGTCCACCATCGTCGAGCCCTACCTGCGGGCGGACGGCAGCGACGGCTGGCTCGACGACTCGTTCGTCATCACCGAGCTCCACGTCCACCCCGCCCACCAGGGCCGCGGCATCGGCCGCGAACTGATCACCACCCTCACCGACGGGGCCGCCCAGCCGCGTTCCATCCTCTCCGCCATCGACACCGAGAGCCCGGCCCGCGCCCTGTACCGCAGCCTCGGCTACCGCGACCTCGCCCGGCAGGTCCTCTTCCCGAGCGCACCCAGCCCGTACGCGGTCATGGGCGCCCCGCTGCCGCTGCGCCGGGGCGGTCCGCCCGGCAACTGA
- a CDS encoding YlxR family protein has protein sequence MSGRTPARVCPVRTCVGCRERAAKDDLLRIVVIGSECVPDDRGTLPGRGAYVHPAVVCLDQAVRRRAFPRAFRAQGPLDTAGLRRHVEQTAQ, from the coding sequence GTGTCTGGCCGGACGCCTGCCCGCGTGTGCCCTGTACGAACCTGTGTGGGATGCCGGGAGCGAGCGGCCAAAGACGATCTGCTGCGCATCGTGGTGATCGGGAGCGAGTGCGTCCCCGATGATCGCGGTACGCTGCCCGGCCGGGGTGCCTATGTGCATCCCGCCGTGGTCTGTCTCGATCAGGCGGTTCGCCGCAGGGCGTTCCCGAGGGCCTTCCGGGCCCAGGGACCGCTCGACACCGCCGGTCTCCGGCGGCACGTCGAGCAGACGGCACAGTGA
- a CDS encoding DUF4439 domain-containing protein, which produces MTEVDKAATVAAAQAALAAEHAVVYGYGVVGGRVGDAREHEAAAAHAAHRAHRDALARTVRDLGGEPVAASAGYALPFAVPDPAAAVRLAAELEDRVAGAWADLVRASEGPLRRRAADALREAAVRAARWRGGGVAFPGLAERADGGNG; this is translated from the coding sequence ATGACCGAGGTGGACAAGGCCGCCACGGTGGCCGCCGCGCAGGCGGCGCTCGCCGCCGAGCACGCGGTGGTCTACGGCTACGGCGTCGTCGGCGGACGGGTCGGCGACGCACGCGAGCACGAGGCCGCCGCCGCGCACGCGGCCCACCGCGCCCACCGCGACGCGCTGGCCCGCACCGTGCGCGACCTGGGCGGCGAGCCCGTCGCCGCGTCGGCCGGATACGCCCTCCCCTTCGCCGTCCCGGACCCGGCGGCGGCCGTGCGGCTCGCGGCCGAGCTGGAGGACCGGGTGGCGGGCGCCTGGGCCGACCTCGTCCGGGCGTCCGAGGGCCCGCTGCGCCGCCGAGCCGCCGACGCCCTGCGCGAGGCGGCCGTGCGGGCGGCACGCTGGCGCGGCGGCGGCGTAGCCTTTCCGGGGCTCGCCGAGCGCGCCGACGGCGGCAACGGCTGA
- a CDS encoding DUF503 domain-containing protein — protein sequence MYVGTLSFDLLLGDVRSLKEKRSVVRPIVAELQRKYAVSVAETGDQNLHRRAEIGLAVVSGDTGHLSEVLDRCERLVAARPEVELLSVRRRLHGDED from the coding sequence ATGTATGTGGGGACACTCTCCTTCGACCTGCTTCTCGGCGACGTACGGTCGCTGAAGGAGAAGCGGTCGGTGGTACGCCCGATCGTCGCCGAACTCCAGCGGAAGTACGCGGTGAGCGTGGCGGAGACGGGGGACCAGAACCTCCACCGGCGGGCCGAGATCGGCCTCGCGGTGGTCTCGGGCGACACCGGGCACCTCTCCGAGGTGCTCGACCGGTGCGAGCGGCTCGTCGCCGCCCGGCCGGAGGTGGAACTGCTCTCGGTTCGACGCAGACTCCACGGCGACGAAGACTGA
- a CDS encoding proline--tRNA ligase: MAQVQRMSRLMVKTLRDDPADAETLSHKLLVRAGYVRRNAAGIWSWLPLGKRVLENVSRVVREEMDAIGAQEVLLPALLPKEPYEATGRWHEYGAELFRLKDRKGAEYLLGPTHEEIFTQLVKDQCTSYKDLPVILYQIQIKYRDEARPRSGILRGREFHMKDSYSFDTTDEGLAESYALHREAYVKIFDRLGLRHKIVSAVSGAMGGSASEEFLAPAAAGEDTFVYCPSCDYAANTEAVTFALAPGDAAGHGPVEELDTPDTPTIETLAAHLGVPASATLKNLLVKVDGEIVAVGVPGDREVDLGKLGDHLAPATVELVTAEDFTGRPDLVRGYVGPQGLDKVRYLADPRVAPGTAWITGANTDGKHARNVVAGRDFEVDEYLDVVVVEEGDPCPKCGTGLKLDRAIEIGHIFQLGRKYADAFQLDVLGQNGKPVRVTMGSYGIGVSRAVAALAEQTADEKGLCWPAEIAPADVHVVAAGKALQTELALDVAEQLGAAGLRVLVDDRAGVSPGVKFTDAELIGVPAILVAGRRSGEGVVELKDRRTGEREELPVAEAIARLAR, translated from the coding sequence ATGGCCCAGGTCCAGCGCATGTCCCGTCTGATGGTCAAGACACTGCGCGACGACCCGGCGGACGCCGAGACGCTCAGCCACAAGCTCCTCGTCCGCGCCGGTTACGTCCGCCGCAACGCCGCGGGCATCTGGTCGTGGCTGCCCCTCGGCAAGCGCGTCCTGGAGAACGTCAGCCGCGTCGTCCGCGAGGAGATGGACGCCATCGGCGCGCAGGAGGTCCTGCTGCCCGCCCTGCTCCCCAAGGAGCCGTACGAGGCGACCGGCCGCTGGCACGAGTACGGCGCCGAGCTGTTCCGCCTCAAGGACCGCAAGGGCGCCGAGTACCTGCTCGGTCCCACCCACGAGGAGATCTTCACCCAGCTGGTCAAGGACCAGTGCACGTCCTACAAGGACCTGCCGGTGATCCTCTACCAGATCCAGATCAAGTACCGCGACGAGGCGCGTCCCCGCTCGGGCATCCTGCGCGGCCGCGAGTTCCACATGAAGGACTCGTACTCCTTCGACACCACCGACGAAGGGCTCGCCGAGTCGTACGCGCTCCACCGCGAGGCGTACGTCAAGATCTTCGACCGCCTCGGCCTCCGGCACAAGATCGTCTCCGCCGTGTCCGGCGCGATGGGCGGCTCGGCCTCCGAGGAGTTCCTCGCCCCCGCCGCGGCCGGTGAGGACACCTTCGTCTACTGCCCCTCCTGCGACTACGCCGCCAACACCGAGGCCGTCACCTTCGCGCTCGCCCCCGGCGACGCGGCCGGCCACGGTCCCGTCGAGGAGCTCGACACCCCGGACACCCCGACCATCGAGACGCTCGCCGCCCACCTCGGCGTCCCGGCCTCGGCCACGCTGAAGAACCTCCTGGTCAAGGTCGACGGCGAGATCGTCGCCGTCGGCGTCCCCGGCGACCGCGAGGTCGACCTCGGCAAGCTCGGCGACCACCTGGCGCCCGCGACCGTCGAACTGGTCACCGCCGAGGACTTCACCGGCCGCCCCGACCTGGTCCGCGGCTACGTCGGCCCCCAGGGCCTGGACAAGGTCCGCTACCTCGCCGACCCCCGGGTCGCCCCCGGCACGGCGTGGATCACCGGCGCGAACACGGACGGCAAGCACGCGCGCAACGTCGTCGCGGGCCGCGACTTCGAGGTCGACGAGTACCTGGACGTCGTGGTCGTCGAGGAGGGCGACCCCTGCCCGAAGTGCGGGACCGGCCTGAAGCTGGACCGCGCCATCGAGATCGGCCACATCTTCCAGCTCGGCCGCAAGTACGCCGACGCCTTCCAGCTCGACGTCCTCGGGCAGAACGGAAAGCCGGTCCGGGTGACCATGGGCTCCTACGGCATCGGCGTCTCCCGCGCGGTCGCCGCCCTCGCCGAGCAGACCGCGGACGAGAAGGGCCTGTGCTGGCCGGCCGAGATCGCCCCCGCCGACGTGCACGTCGTGGCGGCCGGCAAGGCGCTCCAGACGGAGCTGGCGCTCGACGTCGCGGAGCAGCTCGGCGCGGCCGGGCTGCGGGTCCTCGTGGACGACCGTGCCGGGGTCTCCCCGGGCGTCAAGTTCACCGACGCGGAGCTCATCGGCGTCCCCGCCATCCTGGTCGCCGGCCGGCGCTCGGGCGAGGGCGTCGTCGAACTGAAGGACCGCCGCACCGGGGAGCGCGAGGAGCTTCCGGTCGCCGAGGCGATCGCGCGCCTCGCACGCTGA
- a CDS encoding aminoglycoside phosphotransferase family protein: MAFEPPQRLLRALGDRTEWLGHLPETVREAVDRRKLDVERLVAPGGRSSVVLLVRQADGTPAALKLAPPSAAPALEHAALTAWNGWGAVRLADGDDGLLMERLHPEVSLRSLPEAKALLEAAGTVRRLWIEPPAGHGFETVAARTARQAAAMTSPAGEPLVAAALAAREELVAAPGEVRLLHGNFRQGKVLAGDRAPWLAVGPEPVVGEPAYDLARLVRDRVEDLVASSSGASAVRRRLTRLADALEVDRDRLHGWTLFRAVESGTRALAEDRRAEAELTLEFASWL, translated from the coding sequence ATGGCTTTCGAACCGCCCCAGCGGCTGCTCCGGGCCCTCGGTGACCGCACCGAATGGCTCGGACACCTCCCGGAGACCGTCCGGGAGGCGGTGGACCGGCGGAAGCTCGACGTCGAGCGCCTGGTGGCGCCCGGGGGACGGAGCAGCGTCGTGCTGCTCGTCCGGCAGGCGGACGGCACCCCCGCCGCGCTGAAGCTCGCCCCGCCGTCCGCCGCGCCTGCGCTGGAGCACGCGGCGCTCACCGCCTGGAACGGCTGGGGCGCCGTACGCCTCGCCGACGGCGACGACGGCCTGCTCATGGAGCGCCTCCACCCCGAGGTCTCCCTGCGCTCCCTGCCGGAGGCGAAGGCACTGCTGGAGGCCGCCGGGACGGTGCGCAGGCTGTGGATCGAGCCGCCGGCGGGCCACGGGTTCGAGACCGTGGCGGCGCGCACCGCCCGCCAGGCGGCGGCGATGACCTCCCCCGCCGGCGAACCGCTCGTCGCCGCGGCGCTGGCGGCACGCGAGGAACTGGTGGCCGCACCGGGTGAGGTGCGGCTGCTGCACGGGAACTTCCGGCAGGGCAAGGTGCTGGCCGGGGACCGGGCACCGTGGCTGGCGGTCGGGCCCGAGCCGGTGGTGGGCGAGCCCGCCTACGACCTGGCACGGCTGGTGCGCGACCGCGTCGAGGACCTGGTCGCCTCCTCCTCGGGAGCCTCGGCGGTCCGCCGCCGCCTGACCCGGCTGGCGGACGCCCTGGAGGTCGACCGGGACCGGCTCCACGGGTGGACGCTGTTCCGCGCAGTCGAGTCGGGCACGCGTGCGCTGGCGGAGGACCGCCGCGCGGAGGCGGAGCTCACGCTGGAGTTCGCCTCCTGGTTGTGA
- the rbfA gene encoding 30S ribosome-binding factor RbfA — MADNARAKKLADLIREVVAEKLQRGIKDPRLGTHVTITDTRVTGDLREATVFYTVYGDDEDRASAAAGLQSAKGILRSAVGAAAGTKFTPTLTFVPDALPENAKTIEDLLDKARASDAKVREASSGAAYAGEADPYRKPEDEASE; from the coding sequence GTGGCCGACAATGCGCGGGCGAAGAAGCTGGCAGACCTCATCCGGGAGGTGGTCGCCGAGAAGCTCCAGCGCGGCATCAAGGACCCACGTCTGGGAACGCACGTGACCATCACGGACACGCGTGTCACCGGTGATCTGCGGGAGGCCACGGTCTTCTACACGGTCTACGGCGACGACGAGGACCGCGCCAGCGCGGCAGCAGGGCTCCAGAGCGCCAAGGGCATCCTGCGTTCGGCGGTCGGGGCGGCGGCGGGCACCAAGTTCACGCCCACCCTCACCTTCGTGCCGGACGCGCTCCCGGAGAACGCCAAGACGATCGAGGACCTCCTCGACAAGGCGCGCGCCTCGGACGCCAAGGTGCGCGAGGCGTCCTCCGGCGCCGCGTACGCGGGCGAGGCCGACCCGTACCGCAAGCCCGAGGACGAAGCCTCGGAATGA